The Deinococcota bacterium genome contains a region encoding:
- a CDS encoding glucose-1-phosphate thymidylyltransferase produces the protein MLHTQDLFDLGRVSPVLRDLFADPLPWRALARLDAFLEGLADERLGSVHSAAVVTGAVYLAEGARIGPGALVEGPAWIGPGAEVGHGAYLRGGVILDAHAKVGHASEIKRAILLGEAKTPHFNYVGDAILGAGCNLGAGVKIANMSAFANLIKSGGQDTGLRKFGGAIGDEVSIGCNAVVAPGTLIGPRTVAYSGVMLRGVYAADSVVKLRQELEIGSRRAQP, from the coding sequence ATGCTCCACACCCAGGACCTCTTCGACCTAGGCAGGGTCTCCCCCGTCCTCCGCGACCTGTTCGCCGACCCCCTGCCCTGGCGGGCGCTGGCGCGCCTCGACGCCTTTTTGGAAGGGCTTGCTGACGAGCGGCTGGGCAGCGTCCACAGCGCGGCCGTGGTCACGGGCGCGGTCTACTTAGCCGAGGGCGCCCGCATCGGCCCCGGCGCCCTGGTCGAGGGGCCCGCCTGGATTGGGCCGGGCGCCGAGGTCGGCCACGGCGCCTACCTGCGCGGCGGCGTGATTCTGGACGCCCATGCCAAGGTCGGCCACGCCTCGGAGATCAAGCGCGCCATCCTCCTTGGCGAAGCCAAGACGCCGCACTTCAACTACGTCGGCGACGCGATTTTGGGCGCGGGCTGCAACTTAGGCGCGGGCGTCAAGATCGCCAACATGAGCGCCTTTGCCAACCTCATCAAGAGCGGCGGGCAGGACACCGGCCTGCGCAAGTTCGGCGGCGCCATCGGCGACGAGGTCTCGATAGGCTGCAACGCCGTGGTCGCGCCCGGCACCCTGATCGGCCCCAGGACGGTCGCCTACAGCGGCGTCATGCTGCGCGGCGTCTACGCCGCCGACAGCGTCGTCAAGCTGCGCCAGGAACTCGAGATCGGCTCGAGGCGCGCGCAGCCCTAA